The DNA segment AAACTTTCATACTAGATCCTTTTCTCTAACTTCTTATTTATAGGTATAGAAATTCTATTGTGAACCTCAAAACTGCATTTACTTTCGTCATGAAATACTTAGTCTGTTTAGTACTTGACacacaattaaataattttaacaaaagTGTATATATGCAACATTAAAATCTTAGGTTAGAGGTATCATTTATATTGTTAATGTTTAATAGATGAATTTgtgaaaaatatgtaaataatttataatgtgTTTAGATAgacaactttaaaaaattaatgcactttcaaataaaattgaaattattttagacaaaatatgttgtttgagtaaaaacaaattaaattgtaaaactttacaagagtaattgaattttaaaattttattctattCTTAACTAAGATCATACATAATTGATTTGGTCTTTAAGGTGTCATCatttcaacatattttttttattgatgttataaatgtttcacttaaaattttaaatgtgaGTTTAGTCCCTCGaggaaattattttaaaaaaatatcaacaatatatttttttattgacttttgtcattattattttttaatcgaTATTTTAAAggattattttctttattaacgACAACagtatttttttcatcaataatTTATCATTATTTGCTATTGTTGATGGAAAATCTTTCAACCAATCTTAACAATGATTTTCCTTATCATTTTTAGTCATAAAATTTGTTtaccaaaacaaaattattaaatataaattaattttaaaaataaaataaataaatatttattttattaactaaattatatattaatttataaaaaaaaattattagtatctaatataatttttattattaataaaaatttataaactaatttttaaattgatatctatttACTTACCattattttatctattatataattaattagatatcaatttaaaaattagtttataaattttattaatatttaggtaccaatattttttttctataaaataatatataatttaattaatataataattaattattattttatctttcaaattgtttatatttaattaatttcttatAATAGAAAAAAGTCAAGAAAAAACTTTACAAACAATAACGTCATATAAATAACTTTGATGAGCGATATTAactagaaataattttaaataatatcaatataaaataaactctataaaataaataaatcttaagttctaatataaaattcacaataatatcaatttaataaacataaaaagaataaattaaaacacAGTGGATagggaaaaaaagaagaaattatCTAACAAAATAGTATGAAtgaaaaaagtaaatttatcatatttttaaataaaattaaattttaagtatttagaatgtttaattttttataattaatttttttatataataaataaaatcaaaattataaaaaaattataagagaaCCTAATAGTAAATACAAAGGCGTGATTGCGCTTATATTTtcgttaataataattattaaaataacaaaatgattatttaatttaatattgaaattataaaaatatgtacTTAATAAATAGTgatagaaataaatattttttattaacttttataatattataattatataaaattattttgtagttTTCTATTTATCATAGATAATAGTTCCTTACCTATTATATTACTAAATTAATAAAGTTTGTTGCTACTATAAAggtaaaagtaaaaaatgtaCACAAAAGACTGTTACAAAAATATACTCtacattattaattatcattgtgataatttattatatatcatTGAACTAAAAAGTTTGTTGTGTTTACAAAGATAAAATCATTAAAAGAATGTCagtattaattattatagaCAAAGAAAacattatcaaatatttatactttttgaatattaaatattaaatgttttatCTACTCTTTCCAGtctattcatatatttttaactttaaaaatgttttagcataaaaagtataaaaatgaTCTAAATAACACACAATTTgattttgatattattattattataaaatgtctacatttttgttaattaaaatttattttagatattcaAAGCAATGGTTATAAAAGTTAATTACTTTCAATGATATAATAACactaaatcaaaatcaaaatgaattataagaaaaaaaattataatgaaatGAGGAGGTTTTTTTACAATAAGATAAAGAGGTAGctgaagaaagaaaaataaaataaagtaaaaactATTTCCCTTAGTAACTGACAgtgcaataatatatatatatatatatatatatatatatatatatttcataatatagaGGGATATTTCTTCCTCTACTCTATTACATTGTTGAACCACTAGTCATTCATtctaaaatgaaatatttgaattaattattGAGGTGACATGCACACAGACATTTAAAGAAGACACACACAAAGTTTTTAACTAGTGTCATCATTCTCAAAGCCTAAGCATAACCCTTTCCTATCAGATTGTAAACATTCATTATATTGCAGCACCACTACCACTTTTCTCTCCTTCACACTACCCTTTCTGCTCTTTCTCTTCCACTTTTCTGGTAACCTTTCCATCAAAACCCATTTTCTCATTCacaatcattttattttttttatcttaattttttattatttttttgtctcttgGGTGTTACATTGCATGCtttcaatttaaattttcaatttttaagaaTTTTCTGACTTGACACTATCTGGGttctttttgtttcttattttttcttttgctgGGTGGTTATTTTAGGAGTGTTTGGGTTAACTGTTTTGTGGATGATCCCAAGTTGATAGATTGTAAAGAGAGACATGGGAAGACTATTCTTGATCAATCTGGAAGGAAACTTCTATAGCTGCAAACACTGCCAAACACATTTTGCTCTTGACGGTGACATTATCTCCAAGGTTTTTAAATCTTTATTCcctatttttcctttccttGAACTTCAATTTGATTTCTAATGTACAATTTTTTGACGATTTTGGGTTTTTACTAGATAACTAGTTGATATGTATGTAAGGTTTTTGTAGTTTGTTCCTTACTACTGGTTGACcagtggaagaacatagtgtggtAAACTCAAGTGGGGAATAGAAGATATCAGTGAGATTATCACGcccaattaatatattttatctagGTGGGTTTATGAAACAGTGGCATTTCTGAACAGTGTCTGTGTCAAACAATGTTAATGGCACATGTAAATGAACAAGTACTGCTGATGGTTAAAAGTAGAACATCAACACGTATCTTGAAATTGGAAGCATATATAGATATTTTAGTATTTGGAAACCTTAGAAAGGAAATTCTTAAAATGTACTTTGTGCGGAttcctaattttatttttttttgtgttgatGTTTATGTGGTGTCACGTTTCATTTCATGTAAAGTGGCTTTTGTTTTTTGGTTGTGGTGGATGGAAATGTTATACTATGCTGTTGGGTTGATAAATTATCCTTGTGTTAGCTGTGGAAGGATGTGCTATTTTGGACTAATTATAAATGTGTTTTGAGAGAGAGTGGTAAAGTATCAGTCTTTAGTAGTTCTTCTATTTTAGTGTGGGATTTTGTTAGTTCGAAACTGTAATGGCATGGAACAGATTTTCTTGCATAGATGAATATCTTGATTCAATGATGATATAGTTGTATTCCTTTTTAGGACAATTGTAATTGGTACAGCCATGTAAACGaattatatagttttatttgtaatttttcatacaagatatggcaataaataaatgaatcaAAAAACCACAATGTACAAATTTGAGGATGAAATGTTTGAAAGACCTCTTCAAATAGACTATATATCTTTAAAGACTTCTAAAATTGACCCTTTGATGGAATTTCCTAATTTAACTCTGCATTTATATTTGAATGATCCTGCTCTTAGTCCTAGGGAACATggtaaaatcttttttttttcatttaacatCCCTATCTGAACTTGTTTAACAATGGATTTTGCCTCTATCAATGAATTCAAATATCATAAATCAAGATTTATTTGCCAACTATGTTTTGATCTGAGTCTATTTAAGCATTGGTATATGATGCCTTCACTTGAAACTTCTAGAGCATTAAGATTAttctctccctgattctgtTATACATTTTGCAAAATCATTTTGCTAAGAAAAGTTTTGGGAAAGATTAGAATAGTTGCTGTTCCAACTTCCCTTTGTTGCCACTATGTAGTTTCTTTTATCCACTACCGTGGTCCTCTAGTGTCACACATAAGGCTTTGTCTTAGACTACTCTGGTACCGTTGTAGGTAAACTTGAAGGGAAAAGAGAATCACTTTaggttttgttgatttattgCTTGTTGCTTCGGGAGGCATTCAGGTGCCAAAATGTATTTGAATCCTTGATTATACAGTGGATTTTGCAAACTAAATGTATGATTAAAatttggaacttgtatagaatctAACCCCACTTTTCTTCTCTTAGTCTTTCCATTGCAGGCATGGGAAAGCTTATCTTTTTGATAAAGTGTAAGTGTTATTGGACTTCCTCACTACCACATGAACATAAGCATTTGTTGGTGTGGATGTAGAACCTTTATTCCTTTAGGATTCTTGTGCCAATATGCATATAGCCAATATACTTATGAATTATGGCTCAAGTAGCATAGCCCCCTCTTTTACTGCCAATAAAATTTCCTCtctataaaaaattgaaagctACTTTGTTGTGGAATTTGTGACATTTTTGACAAAAACATATACTTGTTTCCAAATCTTGAATGCACCAATACTGCAATTGCACCGgatgaaaattgaaaaattaagaTCAGTATTAGAAGTTGTTTGCTGTATATGAATGCTTAAAATAACATGTTAATCCATGTTATGACAGTGTGAATGTCACAATTGGTGAGAAAGAAGAACGGATGATGATCACCGGATTGCACACTGTTGTTGACATATTCTGTGTTGTTTGTGGGTCCATTGTTGGATGGAAATATGTAAGAACTGGTTTCTAAAGCTCATGTTTTGCAATTTACTTTTTGCTCATCAAAACGCCATTGTATTGGGAAACTTTTGTTGTGAATATGTTTTActttatttcattttaggaGGTTGCTCATGAGAAGACTCAGAAGTACAAAGAGGGAAAGTTTATCCTTGAAAGGTAACCAGTTAGTTAATCTATATTTAGGCACACTCTACAACTGTGATTGAAGAGCAACATTAAAAACACATAAGAAACTGCATTTAAACTgtgtacttttaaaaaaaaaattccttagTTCAGATTTTGATGGAAAGTGCTTTATTATTTGAGTAGGTATAAGGTATTGGGACCTGATGGAAGCCTCTACATGGCAGCTCGTGAAGCTCGTGCTGCATTGAGTGATGCTGATGATGTTTGAAAATTTGCTCATTCCATCTTTAAATTGTACATTCTTCCTCACCTTAGAAATACTATATTTGCAATGCACATCTCAGAGCTTGTGAAAGTTAAGTTAACAAATCAATGGCTTCCACCATTCCAAGAATGATTTACTGTTTCTTGGAGAACACGTTTCATAAAAGaggaatttagttttttttagaaatttaaagttggtaaaatatattttctagaACAGAAATCATGTTTCCCTGAGGTGGTTTTGGACCAAGTTTCTCAAAAGAATATTTTCATGAAAAATGTAAGAATGtaactttttatatttagtacatatttttcaaaaaccaaAACCCAAATACAAATAATTGAATTTGTTAAGAATTGAAATGATGATACCCTTTAGTTTACGTGTATTTGTCATTAGTATTGAGCAAATAATTTAaatgttgtaatttttttgtaattaaacaattttaatgtTGAAATATGTTAGTATAGTAGATTGtagttaaataaaatgaaagaaaaaaaatcatatagttttataaaaaaaaatagtttttttctaaaagcaaaatataatctatttaaaatataaatgaaattatttaaaaataaacaaaaattataaaagttgtGATGATTATTGTAGCAATTGTTTggaagttgaaacaaaaagttGATCGACAGCAGCTCCCGTAACATATGGGGCCGCTTCTTCCTGCACGTTCAACCCTATTCCAAAATTGTCCTTCTTAGAAAGAAAAGGTAAAATATATGAAGTTTATGGTGTAATGcactttatattttcttttatataatttgatattttttttaaattaaggaTTAACTttctaattatataatttaaaagtatttttcaaatttaggattagtttctaaattacataatttataaaaaaaaattaatataaaattaacattcagatatgtaatccaaaatatatctaaattatataatctagtgtgtgattatataattcagaatatatatatatatatatatattttattttttaaattattttcagattttataaatttgaaaaacattaGAAAATATCTTTTGAATTATAGTgacaaatcaataaaaaaaagagtgaGATCCTTGGAGGTTTCGGGATGAgataaaatgaaagaagaaagaTGGTAAAAAGGGTATGTGagattttaaagattaatttatttgtttattgaaaaataaaaaatattttcacatttaATATGAGTGTCGCAAtaatatatggaggtgcaggaagaagcagccaacATATGGATATGCGGTCTTGCAGAAATTGGGCTGACCCTGTGGAGGGATAAAAAAtctcatcattttttttctttcacaatATAAAAGACAAGAACATATGTATATTCCTACATAAATTCAACAATATATGTACCtaatttttacttttagatttattttattttcatatctttaaatttaaaatataattatttttaaatgtatcacatttattttgaatttataaactaatttgacTAACCTAAGTTCTccgtaaatattttaaatgaacttattttaaaagtttttaat comes from the Phaseolus vulgaris cultivar G19833 chromosome 8, P. vulgaris v2.0, whole genome shotgun sequence genome and includes:
- the LOC137823382 gene encoding protein yippee-like, producing the protein MGRLFLINLEGNFYSCKHCQTHFALDGDIISKSFHCRHGKAYLFDKVVNVTIGEKEERMMITGLHTVVDIFCVVCGSIVGWKYEVAHEKTQKYKEGKFILERYKVLGPDGSLYMAAREARAALSDADDV